The nucleotide window GTTATTTCGATAAGGTTCTCGCGAAGTTCGGGAATACCGAGTACGGCCGCGACGCGCTCTACTGGAAGGGAAAGAGCCTGATCGAGATGGGGCGTTATAACGACGCGGTGAGCGTGTTCGAGGACTACCTCGTGCGCTATCCGACCACCGGTATGTCCGACGAGATCTACCTGTTTATCGGCAACGCCAGCGCGAAGATCGGGAAATTCGACCAGGCGCTGAAGTACTACAACACGGTACTGACGAAAAATAATGAAAACGCCCCGCTGGCGATCAACGCTATCGCATGGGTATATATCCAGAAAGAGGAATACCCCCGCGCGGTCGATTATCTGAACGACCTCATTAAAAAATTCCCCGCTCATCCGCTTGTGCCCCGCGCGTATTATAGTCTGGGGATTATCAACTATAACCTGAAGAATTATCCCGAGGCGGAGAAGTACTTCCGCAAAGTGGTCGACCAGTACGGGAATTCTCCCTATGCAGTCGACGCCGCGGTCAAGTTCTCGTGGCTCTATATGAAGGATCAGCGTTACGATCTCGCGATCAATTATCTCCTGCCGATCCTGTCGAAGTCCCAGTCCGACGAGCAGAAAGCCGAGGTGTATAATCTTTTAGGATGGTGCTACTTCGGGAAAAAAGAGTACGCGAAGGCTATCGGGTATTTCGACAGCTGTGTGAAAACTACCGCCGATAAAACCAAAAAGCTCGAATCGGTGCTTTATATCGCCAAGTCCTATTATAATTCTAAAAATATTAACGACGCTCTCGCCACCTATGATAAATATATCGCGATGGCTAAAGAATTCGGGATGACCAAGGATATCCCGGCGGTCATGTCGGATATCGCATGGAGCCATATCGAGAACGGCGAGGAGAAGATGGCGATCGACGTATTTAACTCGATTGTCGCGGAGTATAAGGACAATCCCTATACGGTCGAGGCGCTCTATAAGCTGGCCACTTATTTTTACGGCGACGCCCGTTATAACGAGGCAATCCAGCGGTTCAACCAGATTATATCGGGATATCCCCAGAGCGAGCTCGCGAGCAATTCCCTGTACTGGATCGCGTGGTGTTACTTCTATCTCGGGCAGAAGGATAAATCGCTGGATTATTTCGAGAACTATCTCACTAAATACCCGAAGGGCTATTTTGCCTCCGATGCGAACTACTATATAGCGGATACTTATTACCAGCTGAATAATATGTCTAAGGCGAAATTCTACTACCAGAAGCTGATCACCGATTATCCCGCGTCTTTGCAGGCCGATAAGGCTCAGATCAAGCTCGCGGAGATCAAGCTGAAAGATGAAGCGAAGGGGAACGAGGAAGCCTACCTGCTTCAATTAATCGAGCAGGCGAAATCCGCGCAGGGGAAGGCGATGGCGCAGCTTCATCTCGCGCAGTATTATATCCGTCTCCAGCAGGTAGCGAAGGCGTTACCGCTCCTCAACGAGGTAAAGAACAAGACGACCGGCGAAGAGGCCGCGCAGGCCAGTTTCGAACTGGGCGAAATCTACCGCAACCAGGGGAAATATAGCGACGCGCTCGATTACTACGGGTCGATATTCTATGTCTATAAATTTCAGGCTTTGTACGAACAGTCGCTGTACTGGTTCGCGTACTGCTCCTACCAGATGAACAACGCGAAGGAAGCGGTGCCGATCCTGAATCTCCTGATCCAGAAATACCCGTCGAGCGAATGGGCGGCTAAGGGGAAGGAACTCCTGAAACTTATCGGGGGGTAACGCTTTCGAGTAGATGACCGGCGATCGCCTTGGCGGGATTGTCTTTTTTCAGCAATGCGAGATTCTTGAGATATGATTTTTTATTCTTGACTATGGTATCGATCGAGTAAAGCAGGCTCTCCGACGTGAGACCGGTCTCGGTCAGGAGGATTCCCGCCGAATTGGACGCAAGATAATCCGCGTTGAGATACTGGTGATTGTCCGGCGAGTTAGTGATGGGTATAACGACCGCCGGGACTTCTATCTGGATGCTTTCCGATATGGACGACGCCCCGCCGCGCATGACCACGCAGTCCGCCGCCGAGAAAAATAAATCCATCCGGTCGATAAAGCGGAACGGTTTCACGTTTTTATACCTGCCGGATATTTCCGCGAGCGCTCCCTCTTTTTCGAGGCGTTCGTACTCCACCGCTCCCATACTCCAAATTACCCCGGTATTCCGGGACAGCAGTTCGGGCAGGATATCCGTGACGGCGGAATTGATCTTCTGCGCGCCCTGACTCCCCCCGGTAATCCCCACAACATGCTTGTATCCGTCCAATCCGAAAAATTTCAGCGCGGCGTCGCGCGGGGATTTTTCGCGGAAGATGGACGGGCTCCCTGTGTGGTTTATTTTATCCGTGCGGAGTTTCGCGGTCTGGGGGAATGTGGTATAGACCGCGCGCGCGAACTTGGAATAGTAACGGTTGGTGACCCCGGCGATGCTGTTCTGCTCGGCGATAAAAAGCGGCTTCCGCAGGATACGCGCGGATAACGCCACCGGGTTGGAGACATAACCCCCGGTAGTCAGCACCGCGTCGGGATTCCATTTACGGATGATGCGGAATATTGAGAAGAACGCGCGGATGAGCTTGAATATATAGACCGGGGTCTTGAGCGAGAGTTTACGGGATATACCCTGTATTTCGACGAATATCCGGTCGGATTCGGCGATACGCGAGGCGACATTGTACTTCATGTCGGTATTGCGCAGGACATAACGGCATTCGATACCGCGCGCGCGGAGTTCCTCGTATAACGCGATCCCCGGAACCAGATGCCCGCCGGTACCGCCCCCGCTCATTAAAATTTTCATCGGTAGTTTAATTCCCCTGCAGTGTCAGTTTCCAATAGGTGTATCCGCTCTTTCCGCCGATTGCCGAAACCCCCGAGGCAATATTCGACTTCACCGTCCATGTCATGTGCAGATCGTCGGTGAAGGAGTAAAAGACGTAGGTATTGGTGGTATTATCGGCTATTGTCAGCCGGGATAACGCTTCACGGACGTAGTAGTCGTTAGTGGTAATATTAGTGGTATAACCGTAGAAGCAGGCGATCATAGTGAGCGAATCGAAGCTGTATTTCATAAACGTATTGGTGGACTGGTAATTAGTGACTATCCCGTTGGTGGTCTTCGTCTCGGAGACATACCAAGTACCCTGAAAACGGGAAAGGTCGCTTACTTCGCCGCAGGCCGCGAGTGACAATGAAATTAGGACGGCAATGAAAGAAATATATATTTTCATAAGTTTTTAGAAAAAAAAGCCTGTGGAATCGATCCACAGGCAATTCATCAAAGGATCGATCTTATTCGAGACCCTTGGTCTGACCGGCATCTTTGTTAACAGGGGCCGGAGCGGGCTTAACAACGTTGGTGTCAACGGGAGCCGCAACGTTAGTAGCAGCAGCAGGAGCAACGTTGGTGGTTACAGCCGCGGGAGCCGCGTTAGTAGCAGTAGCAGCAGTTTTGCCGCCGCAGCTGATTAAGGTAAGGCTCAAGGCGATCCCAAAAACCATAGCAAGGATTGTTCTCATGATGTCCTCCAAAAAGAATTTTGAATATTATAGACCCTTTTATATTTTTATGCAAGTATATTGAGGAACCTCAGTAATTTTTCGGTATCCTGATTAATAAATCCTGTATTATCAGCGTTTTCATCTCGCTGAAAAATATTCCGCACGATCCGGATTCGAACGGGAGATGGCTGTCGTAGTAGACGGGAATGTTATCGAAAAAGATTCCCATGGTATCATCGGCGGTAAAGAACTCGATATTATACATGGTCTCGGATACGATAGGCATATCGATGATCGGCTCCTTGATCTCTTCCTGTCCGTCGATCATGTACACGAAGAAGTAACGGTTCTCGTCCATATCGAGTTTCATGGAGACATAGTTCTTTTCATCCATCCATTTCAGGTATATCTCAAATACGCATTTCCCTTCGCGCTTATTTTTTTCCACCGTATCCATATACAGATCGAAAAACATATTGACCGCGCTGATGGAATTATCGTTATAAACATAGTAACCGGACTTCGATTTATTGACGATATATTCCGTACCGGATTCTTCGACCGTTTTAACATTTTTCCCGGAAATATACTTCGCCTTCTGTTTGACCATATTGTTCTGGGCGAGACTGAAAGCAGGGATATTCTTATCGATCTTGTCGATCATGTCCATATATTTTTTATCGAGATTTTTCAGGATTTTTTCGATATTTTTCGCCGGACTGACATAGGAGATCAGGTATTCCGTATCGGTCGGTTTCGCTTCAAATTTTACGGCAATACCGATCACTTCCTCCTTGGTGTTAAAGACCGGCCCGCCCGAACATCCCTTGATTACGGGAAGGTCGCAGGCGTATAACGGGACGTTCTCCATATAACGGTATACCTCATCTTTATAAGTTCCGAGTATTCGTTTCAGTTCGATGATGCCGTAGGGATATCCCATCACCATGATCGGATCTTCCGACGCGATATTCGGTGCGGCCACCGAGATTTTACTTTTTCCCTTGAGGTAATTATAAGGCACATCTCTGTAGTCGTTCTTCCCGGTCGAGTATCCCAAGGGGTAGAGTATGGCGATATCGTTGGCATGATCGCGGTAGCAGGGGCGTAGGAAGAAATGCTGCCCGTTGTAATCCATCTGGACGTTTACCGAGGTGCCGACGACATGGTCGGCGGTAATGACAAATCCCTCGGCAGTCAGGAAACCCGACCCCATACCCTGATTGTTGGAGAGACGCACAACCACATCTTTATATTTTATATACGTCTGCTTGAAGACGGATTCGGTCTTGGATTGGGCGCCGAGCATGGCGGGAAGGGTAATGATGAAAAACATCGCTATAACGGGAAATTTCCTCATGCGCATAGGTTCCTCCAATTCGGATTTTTATATTATACTATATGGAGTTATTTTTCAAGTAATCGGACGGTTTATTGAGAAAAAACGGGGAATCAGGGATTTATCCGGCGATAGAGGTTAATCCATTGCTCAGGGGAGATTTCCTCCGGGCGCGCGGAATGGGGAATGCCGAGAGCGTCAAGCGCATCCGGCGGGAAGCCTGATTTTTTAAAATTATTCCCGATCGTTTTTCGTTTCATACCGAAGCACGCGGATAAGAACTGCTTCACGGCGCCCTGCCGGAGACGTACCTTCTTTTTCGTCAGAGAGACCACAAAGGAATCGACGGACGGTTCCGGGAAGAAGCATTTTCGCGATACCGGGAAGAGCTGCCACACGCTTAAAAAAGTCTGGCATAAGACGCTCATTACCCCGTAGCCGGGCATCCCCGGGCGGGCGGTCATTTTTTCCAGAAACTCCTTCTGTATCATAATCAGCCCGCGCTTGAATACGGGATACTCGATAAAACGTTTCACCGCCTCGCCGCTGATGGAATAAGGGAGATTGGACAGGAAAAATAATTCGGGCAGATCTAATTCCGCCGGGTCGTATTTCAGGAAGTCCGCATGGATGAGACGGATATGCTCCGGCAGGGGAAATCCGCTGAGCAGGCGATGCACCCCCGCGTCAATCTCGAGCGAGTATACCGGGTTCGTATCGGGGAGGAGTATGGTTAACGCCGCCATACCCGTACCGACCTCGAAGACAGGGAGGCCTGGCACGACAAGCTCGACTATCCGTTCGGCGGTATTCCGGTCGATCAGGTAATTCTGGCCGCGCGTCTTCGATAACCGGATTCCGGCATCGGCGAACAGTTTTTTAAGCTGAACCGGAGAGAACGGGTTCAGCTCAATCGGTGGCAAGCCCATAGCTCCAACTATATATACCGCCTGCGAGCATCACAACATTGGTAGCGCCGGATTTTCGTAACGACATGTAAATATTTTTCTGAATAATATCCTCATTCGAGTAGAGAATCAATAGATAGGGCTGATTTATCATGTACATTAAATTACTGGGTTTAAGATATGAAATGTTTTTTGCAGTTGCAATATGTCCGCTTTCATAGCTGCTCGCAGGGCGAAGATCGATAAGTCTATATGGTTCATTATAATCTATCATATACTTCAGTTCCATCGCGGAAATATACTCGCCGAAGGTATTTTTAATAAATCCTGTAGTTTCTTCTCCGCACGAAGCGACCAGTACTGCCGATAGTAAAATACCTGCTAACCATACGCTACTTTTTTTCATTGTCGATTTTCTCCTTTAATTCCCGGATAGTTTTTACCAACTCGGGAAGTTTTTCCTCCGCCGCGAAAATCCTCCTCGTGAGGATTGCGTCCCGCGCGGGGATACCTAATAATACGCTGTTCGATTCAATCTTCTTCTTCTCGACGCCCGCTTTGGCGAGAATAACTACGTTATCGCCGATCGTAATATGATCCGCGATCCCGACCTGTCCGGCGAAGATACAGTTCTTACCGACAGTCGAACTCCCCGCGATCCCGACCTGCGAGACTATAATCGAATGATCGCCGATTTTACAATTATGCCCGATCTGCACCAGGTTATCGATCTTGACATCTTCGCCGATCAATGTCGTACCGATTGTAGCGCGGTCGATTGTGACGCATGCTCCGATCTCGGTATCGTTACCGACAACAATCGTACCGATCTGGGCTAGTTTGTGGTTCTTCCCGCCGTCCTGTATATAGCCGAATCCGTCCCCGCCGATCACGCTGTTATGATGGATAATCACACGGTCGCCGAGCACAGTCAGGTCGTCTACCTTAACCCCGGACTTTAGGACGCAGTCTTTTCCTATCCGGGCGCCCCGTCCGATAAACACATGGGGATAAATTACCGTGTTATCGCCAATCTCCGCGTCGTCCATCACGCACGCGAACGGCATGACGGTCACATTTTTCCCGATTTTCGCACTCCCGGCGATATAAGTATTAGGGTAATCTTTCCCGGAATAAGTTTGATACGGCGAAAATAATTCCAGTACCGTGGAGAATGCCAGCTTGGGATTTTCCGTCTTGATGACGGGCTTGGTGTCGCATTCGAGATTTTGCGGCAGGAGAAGCGCGGAAACATTGCTTTGGGACATGATCGCTAATGCGTTTTTGTTCTCGGCGTAACCCAATGTCCCCTCGGCCTGAAAGTCGAGATTGGACACGCCTCTGATTTCGATATCGTTCCCCCGCATTTGACCGTTAACCAGTTTAGCTATTTCTGACAGCTTCATTTTAAGCTCCTTGAGATGCGGAATGTTGGAACACTTCATCATACAGGGAATCGAAAAATATCTCAAGAAGCAAGCAGATTCCCGGTGGGAAGCGAGGGAAATAACTTGGAAAAAACTGGATTTCTTTTAACTTCCATGCTACAATATTAAGCTAAAATTCGGACTGCAATAAATGTCCGTGAGAGGAGTATTGAATTGGCAGTACATATTCGTTTAATGCGCATCGGCAAACGAAAGCGCCCGTATTACAGAATAGTGGTTTCGGATCAGCGTAACGCCCGGGGAAGCGCTTACCTCGAGTCGTTGGGCTACTATCATCCGATGGAGAAAGATTGCCCTACCAAGATCGACTTAGAGAAGTTCAGCGATTGGATCGGCAAAGGGGCGCAGCCTACTTTGATAGTCCAGAATATAGTCAATAAAATTAAAAAGGCGGGGGCGTCGAACTAATTTTCTGATTCAATTGCGGAGGTACGATGATTGAGAAGGATATCGTGGAGATGCTCGCCAAGAGTCTAGTGGCGAATCCCGATGACGTAAATGTTCAGGTTGTCGAAGGGGAGAAATCGACAATACTCGAACTGAAAGTCGGGACAGGTGACGTGGGTAAGGTAATCGGAAAAGGCGGGGTAATCGCTAAGGCAATCCGGACGCTGATTAACGCTGTTTCGGTTAAAAACGGAAGACGAGTAATATTGGAGATTTTAGATTAATCCGGGATGAATAAATTACTAATCGGTAAAATTGTTAAACCCTTCGGTATCAAGGGCGAGGTATTTCTGGATTTTTTCGCCGACGACGCCGGGATACTCGAAGAGTCGGAATATTTCTATATTCGGGACGTCCGTAAACCGGACGCTTACCGGAAACTGAATATTCTGGAAATGAAGGATAACGCGCAGATGTTATCCGACTCCATTCGGGTGATCGCGAGGATAGATATTTCTCCTGACCGAAATCAGGCGGAACTTCTTCGGGATACCGACATATTTATCGATGAGGACAAACTCCCGGTACTCGACTCGAACGAGTATTATATTAAAGACCTCATCGGTTTGGAGGTTTTCTATCTGTCGGAATTATTCGGCGTGATTGAGAATGTTATCCAAATCGGCGAGAGGTATGTTTTTTTTATCGATAAGACGGACAAACGGAAGATCGCCGTGCCGATGGAAGAGAAATATCTCGAGCAAATAGATTTAGCCGCGAAAAAAGTAGTTCTCCGCTCGATTGAGGAATTGCTCTAAGTGCGGTTTTATATTCTGACTATTTTCCCGGAGATCGTGAGGGGTTACTGGGAACAGGGGATACTTTCCAAGGCGGCGGATAACGGACTGCTGACGGTCGAGACAATCGACCTGAGGGATTTCTCGCGGAACAAGTACCGTAAGATCGATAAACCGATCTACGGCGCGGGACGCGGGATGTTATTCGAGGCCGGGCCTCTTTCGGACGCGGTCGATTCGGTTAAATCGGCCGACCCGTCGGTAAAGACGGTTTTCCTGACTCCCTCGGGGAAAAAGTTCGATAACCGGGTCGCGAAGGAATTGGCGAAAGAAAATTCGCTTCTTCTGATCGCCGCGCGGTACGAGGGGATTGACGAACGTTTTATCAGGACGAAAGTCGATTATGAAATATCGGTCGGGGATTATGTCCTGACCGGCGGGGAACTTCCCGCGATGGCGGTGGCGGACGCGGTTTCGCGGTTTTTGCCGGGCGCTGTAAAGGACGAGTCGGTCAGCGACGAGAGTTTCGAGAACGGGCTATTGGAATACGGGCATTATACCGAGCCGGTCGTTTTCGACGGTATCGAAGTGCCGGAAGTGCTCAGGAGCGGGGATCATCGTGCCGTAGCGGAGTACCGTTTCTACGAGAGCCTGAAGAAGACATACTTTAACCGGCCGGACTTGTTTGAGAAATGGATGCCGGAACTGAAGGCAAGCGAAAGCGGGAATAAACTGACCCGCCTGAAGAAAGAAAATAACGAATGGGAAAAAATACTCAAATATATAGAGAAAATCTCGAAGGAGTGGAAAAATGTCGGACGAAATAAACAAGAATGAGGAAGCGGTAAACGAGACCCCGGCGGCGGAAACGCCTGTAGCCGAGGCTGCGCCCGCACAGCCTGCCGCGCCCGTAGTGCGCAAAAAGAATACTCTGGCGGATGTAAACGCCCTCCTTCTTCAGGAACAGAATAACAAAGGCCGGTTCCCGGTATTCAATATCGGCGACACCGTCCGTGTTTTCGTAAAGATCAAGGAAGGACAGAAAGAACGCGTACAGCCCTACGAGGGCGTGGTGATGGCGTTACGTCACGGCGGGGTTCAGGAGAGCTTCATCGTGCGCCGTATCAGCCAGAGCGTCGCGATCGAACGTATCTTCCCGCTTCATTCGCCGTACCTGGAGAAGATCGAAGTAGTCCGCAGAGGACGCGTGCGCCGCGCGAAACTTTATTATCTCCGCGGTAGATTCGGCCGCGCGGCTAAGATTACCGAGAAGGTGGGAGTTCACAACGCCAAGAAGGCGGCGGCTGACAACTCTTCCGAAGTCAAGGAATAGGCCGAGGAATGAAACATCCCTCGAAAGACGTACTCCTGTCTTTTGAGAATGAACTTTTACGGAAAGGATATTCACATATCGCAGGCATCGACGAGGCGGGACGCGGCCCAATAGCAGGTCCCGTGGTCGCTGCCTGCGTTCTCTTTAAGCAGCCCGCGTTCATCGAAGGGGTATGGGATTCCAAAATGGTACCCGCCGCCGAGCGCGAACGTCTCTACGACCGGATACTCGAATCATGCGAGGCATACGGCGTCGGTATAATTGACAATCTGATCATCGATAAAATCAACATACTGGAAGCGACCAAGCTCGCCATGCGCACCGCGCTCGAACAGGTCATCGGGAGCGGCAAGGGCGCGCATTATGTACTGATCGACGCGGTCAAGCTGCAAACGGATATCCCGGTGCAGGCGATTATCAAGGGCGACAGTAAATCGTTCTCGATAGGCGCGGCGTCGATTATCGCGAAAGTCACCCGCGACCGCCTGATGGCGCGTCTCCATCAGGAATATCCCGATTACGCGTGGGACCGGAATAAGGGCTATCCGACGCTACTCCATAGGGAGTTGGTGAGGAAGCACGGGCTTACCCCGTACCACCGGCGGAGCTTTCGGATACTCTGACGCTCTTATTATATTAAGTTGTTAGGCTAACTAATATCATCCTCTATTCGCCAGAGTGTTTTTCCTGTCACTGCGAGTACCCGAAGGGTGTGAAGCAGTCTTTCTAACTCATTATAAGCGTTAAAAATAGATTGCTTCGGCTTACGCCTCGCAATGACATAGAATACTCATTACAACACCTTTTGGGACAGCCCCTTTGCTATGACATGGGTTGGGACTACGGGCGGTGTGCTCTGATAAATTCGGTGGGCGCAACATATCCCGATTTGTTCATCGAATACCCGAGCCCGTTGCCGAGATACATATTCGTACGGATTTCGAAATGCAGGTGGGCGAGGTAAAACCCGTCGAGATTCCCGATAGTCCCGATCACCTGCCCGCGCTTGACGATATCGAAACGGTTCACCATAATATCCTTCAGGTGCCCGTACAGGCTCTCCGCATAGACGGGATTTTCCGCGGTTCCGGTATTATGGACAATCCGCACGACATTGCCCCATCCGCCCTGTGCGTCCTCCGCGTAAACGACAATCCCGTCGGCAATACTGTACACATAGTCGCCCAGATCGGAGTTGCCCCCTCCGTTACCGTTCCAGTCCTCGCCGAGGTGATAATTCTCCCCGAACGGCTGCGCGTCGTAATACCCCTTCGCGTCGGGAGGCCCCACCGGGAAATCGAACCCGTCCGCGACGGGGCATTTATCCTTCAGGATATCCTCTATATCAGTGCTGTCCGATACCGCCTGCGACGGGACGATATGCTGGGAATTGGTGATCAGCGTGAGGGTGAGGAACGCGAGAAGCAGCCCGGACGCGAGAAATATCAGTACTTTAAAGGGCGTCGGCACATTTTACTCCTTGGCCATTTAATATTGGGCACTTCTAAAAACTCAGACGAGTTCTTAGAAAGTTCAAGAAATACTCCTACTTTCTTTCTGAGCGGTCAGAAAGAAAGCTAGCAAAGAAAGAACCGCCGCGCAGATAAAGCTTAGGAGAAGAGCCGGGAAATCCCGAAAAGGCTTAACTCGCAATGAAGCCCAATTAGAAGCGTATGATAGTCATGCTCGGACAAGCGCCTTTTCTGGATTTCCCGGTAGCAGGAATCGCTTTACAGTGCACGGATTGAACAGCCAATTATCATTCTACTATGCAGTTAAGTATTGCGATTATTTGTGCCCCGCCACTATGCCGCGCCTCTTTCTAAGCGAAACGGGTTGAAACGCCGTTGTTCGAGCGTAACCTGTTTTCATTGATTGAGGAGCTTGAGGCGAGTTGCGGCGTTTCCCGTTTCGCGTCCCTGTGCTCCGAAGCGGTATCCGGCGGGGAACCTCTTTCTTTGGTTCTTTCTTTCTGGGTTCGCAGAAAGAAAGAACAGGTGAATTCGGTATCTCAGGAAGAGTTTTTAGAACTCCCCATAAACAGTTTTTGGAACCGCCCTAAAATTATAGGATAAAAGGGAAACTCTGTAAATAAAAAGGCCGCCGGGAAAATTCCGGCGGCTGCATGTATACGGCTGAAGAGATTATTTCAATAACGAGGTCACCCATGCGCGATTCTCCCATAACGCGCATCCGCCGCGGGTTTCCTTGAGGAGGTGATGGTTTTCGCGTATTTTGCGCAGAAAATCCGACGCGAGCGCCTCACGGAGCGGCATATCCTTCACATTGGTATCGGAGTAGGGCGCGAACGGGCATGGTTCCAGACGGCCTTCGGGGCTGATATGCACAAACCCGCGTCCCGATGCGAGACACCCGCCGAATAACTCCTCGTCCCCGGGGAAGCCGATAAACTGCGCGGGATAGGTTTCACCCCATTCGTTCAATAGTTCGCGGAGCCGGGATTTCTGCGGCTCGGTGAGAGTCAGGTCTTCTGTGCCCGGTTTCGACGGGACATATTCCACATAGATAAACACCCCGCAGCGCTTCGCGATCAGGCCCGATATGAAGCCGTGATTGGTGACCGTGTCGAAGTTTTCGCGGGTGACTGTAATCGATGACCCGTAGAAAATATTTTTCCTGCCGAGTCTGCCCATCACCCGGAGCACGTTATCGAATACGCCGTTACCCCTGCGGGCGTCGGTCTCGATCATACCCCCTTCGAGGCTGATGACCGGGATAAGGTTCTTCTGTCGGCCGAGGCGGGCGATAATGGTCTCGGACAGCAGGGTGCCGTTGGTAAACA belongs to Brevinematales bacterium and includes:
- a CDS encoding KH domain-containing protein, giving the protein MEKDIVEMLAKSLVANPDDVNVQVVEGEKSTILELKVGTGDVGKVIGKGGVIAKAIRTLINAVSVKNGRRVILEILD
- the rsmA gene encoding ribosomal RNA small subunit methyltransferase A; amino-acid sequence: MPPIELNPFSPVQLKKLFADAGIRLSKTRGQNYLIDRNTAERIVELVVPGLPVFEVGTGMAALTILLPDTNPVYSLEIDAGVHRLLSGFPLPEHIRLIHADFLKYDPAELDLPELFFLSNLPYSISGEAVKRFIEYPVFKRGLIMIQKEFLEKMTARPGMPGYGVMSVLCQTFLSVWQLFPVSRKCFFPEPSVDSFVVSLTKKKVRLRQGAVKQFLSACFGMKRKTIGNNFKKSGFPPDALDALGIPHSARPEEISPEQWINLYRRINP
- a CDS encoding UDP-N-acetylglucosamine--N-acetylmuramyl-(pentapeptide) pyrophosphoryl-undecaprenol N-acetylglucosamine transferase is translated as MKILMSGGGTGGHLVPGIALYEELRARGIECRYVLRNTDMKYNVASRIAESDRIFVEIQGISRKLSLKTPVYIFKLIRAFFSIFRIIRKWNPDAVLTTGGYVSNPVALSARILRKPLFIAEQNSIAGVTNRYYSKFARAVYTTFPQTAKLRTDKINHTGSPSIFREKSPRDAALKFFGLDGYKHVVGITGGSQGAQKINSAVTDILPELLSRNTGVIWSMGAVEYERLEKEGALAEISGRYKNVKPFRFIDRMDLFFSAADCVVMRGGASSISESIQIEVPAVVIPITNSPDNHQYLNADYLASNSAGILLTETGLTSESLLYSIDTIVKNKKSYLKNLALLKKDNPAKAIAGHLLESVTPR
- a CDS encoding tetratricopeptide repeat protein, whose protein sequence is MRKAFALGILVLLSVNLFGLSVDSDEKYKKALDAYNNGTYTLAVQYFNEVIDNDPKGDYADDALYYIGLCYYQSQKYEIAIQSFRDLVKEFGGTLYKEKAQFLIANAYYKMKKYDTAVQSLRIFNKEYPGSQLQPKSHYIIAFAFLLGNKFSSAVEEFQYIVQQYPNSDIAEESYLRLGQAHLYDNNLPKAIQFLNEFISKYPNSKFRAEAEFFLGKSYFQSEKFDDALRYFVELAKKKEFEYQIQSIYYCSLIYINKKDFIEAERYLSSLSAQTVSGEYREEALYKLGLIYKLQKKYDQAKGVLGELVKVFGPGSRYYQKALVELAACYIITDDYESAIAAYNKIAQSGGEGEALSLSKLGELKYLQKDYAQSLGYFDKVLAKFGNTEYGRDALYWKGKSLIEMGRYNDAVSVFEDYLVRYPTTGMSDEIYLFIGNASAKIGKFDQALKYYNTVLTKNNENAPLAINAIAWVYIQKEEYPRAVDYLNDLIKKFPAHPLVPRAYYSLGIINYNLKNYPEAEKYFRKVVDQYGNSPYAVDAAVKFSWLYMKDQRYDLAINYLLPILSKSQSDEQKAEVYNLLGWCYFGKKEYAKAIGYFDSCVKTTADKTKKLESVLYIAKSYYNSKNINDALATYDKYIAMAKEFGMTKDIPAVMSDIAWSHIENGEEKMAIDVFNSIVAEYKDNPYTVEALYKLATYFYGDARYNEAIQRFNQIISGYPQSELASNSLYWIAWCYFYLGQKDKSLDYFENYLTKYPKGYFASDANYYIADTYYQLNNMSKAKFYYQKLITDYPASLQADKAQIKLAEIKLKDEAKGNEEAYLLQLIEQAKSAQGKAMAQLHLAQYYIRLQQVAKALPLLNEVKNKTTGEEAAQASFELGEIYRNQGKYSDALDYYGSIFYVYKFQALYEQSLYWFAYCSYQMNNAKEAVPILNLLIQKYPSSEWAAKGKELLKLIGG
- the rimM gene encoding 16S rRNA processing protein RimM; translation: MNKLLIGKIVKPFGIKGEVFLDFFADDAGILEESEYFYIRDVRKPDAYRKLNILEMKDNAQMLSDSIRVIARIDISPDRNQAELLRDTDIFIDEDKLPVLDSNEYYIKDLIGLEVFYLSELFGVIENVIQIGERYVFFIDKTDKRKIAVPMEEKYLEQIDLAAKKVVLRSIEELL
- the rpsP gene encoding 30S ribosomal protein S16, translating into MAVHIRLMRIGKRKRPYYRIVVSDQRNARGSAYLESLGYYHPMEKDCPTKIDLEKFSDWIGKGAQPTLIVQNIVNKIKKAGASN
- the lpxD gene encoding UDP-3-O-(3-hydroxymyristoyl)glucosamine N-acyltransferase yields the protein MKLSEIAKLVNGQMRGNDIEIRGVSNLDFQAEGTLGYAENKNALAIMSQSNVSALLLPQNLECDTKPVIKTENPKLAFSTVLELFSPYQTYSGKDYPNTYIAGSAKIGKNVTVMPFACVMDDAEIGDNTVIYPHVFIGRGARIGKDCVLKSGVKVDDLTVLGDRVIIHHNSVIGGDGFGYIQDGGKNHKLAQIGTIVVGNDTEIGACVTIDRATIGTTLIGEDVKIDNLVQIGHNCKIGDHSIIVSQVGIAGSSTVGKNCIFAGQVGIADHITIGDNVVILAKAGVEKKKIESNSVLLGIPARDAILTRRIFAAEEKLPELVKTIRELKEKIDNEKK
- a CDS encoding trypsin-like peptidase domain-containing protein, translating into MRMRKFPVIAMFFIITLPAMLGAQSKTESVFKQTYIKYKDVVVRLSNNQGMGSGFLTAEGFVITADHVVGTSVNVQMDYNGQHFFLRPCYRDHANDIAILYPLGYSTGKNDYRDVPYNYLKGKSKISVAAPNIASEDPIMVMGYPYGIIELKRILGTYKDEVYRYMENVPLYACDLPVIKGCSGGPVFNTKEEVIGIAVKFEAKPTDTEYLISYVSPAKNIEKILKNLDKKYMDMIDKIDKNIPAFSLAQNNMVKQKAKYISGKNVKTVEESGTEYIVNKSKSGYYVYNDNSISAVNMFFDLYMDTVEKNKREGKCVFEIYLKWMDEKNYVSMKLDMDENRYFFVYMIDGQEEIKEPIIDMPIVSETMYNIEFFTADDTMGIFFDNIPVYYDSHLPFESGSCGIFFSEMKTLIIQDLLIRIPKNY
- a CDS encoding rhodanese-like domain-containing protein; protein product: MKKSSVWLAGILLSAVLVASCGEETTGFIKNTFGEYISAMELKYMIDYNEPYRLIDLRPASSYESGHIATAKNISYLKPSNLMYMINQPYLLILYSNEDIIQKNIYMSLRKSGATNVVMLAGGIYSWSYGLATD